A portion of the Pseudarthrobacter defluvii genome contains these proteins:
- a CDS encoding PspA/IM30 family protein: protein MVKQSIFGRIAQLAKANINSLLDNAEDPQKMLDQMVRDYTNNIAEAESAVAQTIGNLRMLEDDYNEDVKNAHDWGNKALAASRKADEFRAAGDVADAEKFDNLAKVALQRQMAAESEAKGAEPSIASQREVVDKLKTGLDQMKNKLNQLTSKRNELVARSKTAAAQTQVHDAIKSIDIMDPTSEVGRFEEKIRREEAKVRGQQELAASSLDAQFNQLEDLGEQTEIEARLAALKAGGNSKPALGAASPASSESTVDEADFDKL from the coding sequence ATGGTTAAGCAGTCCATTTTCGGCCGGATCGCGCAGCTGGCAAAGGCGAACATCAACTCTTTGCTGGACAACGCCGAGGACCCGCAGAAGATGCTGGACCAGATGGTCCGCGACTACACCAACAACATCGCCGAAGCCGAGTCCGCCGTAGCGCAGACCATCGGCAACCTCAGGATGCTGGAAGACGACTACAACGAGGACGTCAAGAACGCCCACGACTGGGGAAACAAGGCACTTGCCGCCTCCCGCAAGGCTGACGAGTTCCGCGCGGCCGGCGACGTAGCCGACGCCGAGAAGTTCGACAACCTGGCAAAGGTGGCCCTGCAGCGGCAGATGGCCGCTGAAAGCGAAGCCAAGGGCGCGGAGCCGAGCATCGCCTCCCAGCGCGAGGTCGTGGACAAGCTGAAAACCGGGCTGGACCAGATGAAGAACAAGCTCAACCAGCTGACGAGCAAGCGCAACGAGCTTGTTGCGCGGTCCAAGACCGCAGCCGCGCAGACCCAGGTCCACGACGCCATCAAGAGCATCGACATCATGGACCCCACCAGCGAAGTGGGCCGCTTCGAGGAGAAGATCCGCCGCGAAGAGGCAAAGGTCCGCGGCCAGCAGGAGCTTGCAGCGTCCAGCCTGGACGCCCAGTTCAACCAGCTGGAGGACCTGGGTGAGCAGACTGAGATCGAAGCGCGCCTGGCGGCGCTCAAGGCCGGCGGCAACTCCAAGCCTGCTCTGGGCGCAGCAAGCCCGGCATCATCAGAATCGACGGTCGACGAGGCAGACTTCGACAAGCTGTAA